In Acinetobacter sp. WCHAc010034, a genomic segment contains:
- the rmuC gene encoding DNA recombination protein RmuC, translating into MFMFIPIESAFVEALKADESIFQKALEKNVLVATPTTLLTSLNIVRQLWRFEEQNKHTAALASKADDVFQKLRVFLDSFKDIRKHLDKAMETYQKSENQLVSGRGNLVKQVNDFKILAPAIQGSLAADLVEKANLEIEYAKISD; encoded by the coding sequence ATATTTATGTTTATTCCGATAGAATCTGCTTTTGTTGAAGCGCTAAAAGCAGATGAAAGTATTTTTCAAAAAGCGCTGGAAAAAAATGTTCTTGTCGCAACGCCTACTACGCTATTAACCAGCTTGAATATTGTGCGTCAATTATGGCGGTTCGAAGAGCAGAATAAACATACCGCGGCCTTAGCCAGCAAAGCGGATGATGTCTTTCAAAAATTACGCGTCTTTCTTGATAGTTTTAAAGATATTAGAAAACATTTAGATAAAGCAATGGAAACCTATCAAAAATCTGAAAATCAATTGGTCAGCGGCCGGGGAAATCTTGTGAAACAGGTGAATGATTTTAAAATCCTAGCTCCGGCCATTCAAGGCAGCCTTGCTGCAGATTTGGTTGAAAAAGCAAACTTAGAAATAGAATATGCAAAAATATCTGACTAA
- a CDS encoding IS1 family transposase, with protein MQITLEIKCPTCLSDSIKKNGIKVDGKQNYQCKDCKRQFIGDHALSYLGCNSGITRKILQLMVRGSGIRDIAEVERISIGKVLRTLTESAYQIQPKQSHYESLEVDEFWTFVGNKNNKQWLIYAYHRETGEIVAYVWGKRDLATVQRLKTKLKQLGIHYTRIASDHWDSFITAFKNCKQSIGKLFTVGIEGNNCKIRHRIRRGFRRSCNFSKKLENHFKAFDLTFFYINNGFI; from the coding sequence ATGCAAATAACTCTAGAAATCAAATGTCCAACCTGCCTCAGTGACAGTATAAAGAAAAATGGCATCAAAGTAGATGGGAAACAAAACTACCAATGCAAAGACTGCAAACGTCAGTTTATTGGTGACCATGCTCTGAGCTATCTAGGATGTAATTCTGGCATTACTCGTAAAATATTACAGTTAATGGTCAGAGGCAGCGGTATACGAGATATCGCTGAAGTTGAGCGCATTAGTATCGGTAAAGTCTTACGGACTTTAACTGAATCGGCCTATCAAATTCAGCCTAAACAAAGTCATTATGAATCTCTCGAAGTAGATGAATTCTGGACTTTTGTTGGAAATAAAAATAATAAACAATGGCTTATTTACGCCTACCATCGAGAAACAGGTGAGATTGTTGCTTATGTTTGGGGTAAGAGAGATTTAGCTACAGTCCAAAGGTTGAAGACAAAGCTTAAACAATTAGGTATTCACTACACCCGAATTGCAAGTGATCATTGGGACAGTTTCATCACTGCTTTTAAAAACTGCAAGCAAAGTATTGGTAAGTTGTTTACTGTAGGAATTGAAGGTAATAATTGCAAAATAAGGCATCGAATAAGGCGTGGTTTTAGAAGAAGTTGCAATTTCTCCAAAAAGCTTGAAAACCATTTTAAAGCCTTCGACTTAACCTTCTTTTACATCAATAATGGCTTCATTTAA